The Polyangium mundeleinium genome contains the following window.
TCCAGCGGGAGCGGCGGCACAGGCGGCGTCGGTGGTGCCGGCGGCCAGGGAGGCGCAGGCGGCGTCGGCGGTTCCGGCGGCGCGGGCGGAAACCCCGTGAGCCCCTGCCCGCCCGACGCGGATTTCGACGGCATCTCGGACGACGTCGAGGGCAAGGATCAAGGCGTCGACACCGACGGCGACGGCACGCCCGACTACCTCGACACGGACAGCGACAACGACTCGCTCCCCGACGCGTTCGAAGGCCAGACGGCCGCGGTTGGCTGTGCGCACCCGCAAAACTCCGACGGCACCGGGCCGCCCGACTTCCGCGACACGGACAGCGACGACAACGGCCTACCCGACGCGCTCGAGATCTACCCCGACCAGACGCCCTACGATCCGCAGAAACCCGGGCCAAACCCCGCGGACACCGACGGCGACGGCGTCCCCGACTACGCCGATCCCGACAACGACGACGACTCGTTGCCGGACACCGTCGAGCTCACGATGGGCGTCGCCGTCAACACGGACGGCGACGCGCTCCCCGATCTGTGCGACGCCGACAGCGACAACGACACGCTCGGCGACGCGTTCGAAGGGTTCGCCGATCCCGACGGCGACGGCGTGCCCGCGTTCCGCGATGCCGACAGCGACGGCGACGGGCTCTCCGACGCCTGCGAGGCCGGGCCGCTGCACATGGTCGCGGATCCGCCGCCCGACGCCGACAGCGACGGCAAGTACGACTTCCTCGATCTCGACGCCGACGCCGACGGCATCCTCGACAAGGACGAAGACGTCAATCTCAACTGCTTCCTCGACACGCTCGAGACCGATCGCACGAAGGCCGACACGGACGGCGACGGCACCTCCGATCTCATCGAGCGCGAGCTCGGCTCGAACCCGCGGGATCCCTTCGTCACGCCCGGCACGCTCGGCAAGTTCTACTTCGTGTTGCCCTACCTCGGCGCGCCCTCGCCGGCCGAGAACATCGTTCCGCTTCGTACGAACTTGAACCAGGGCGACGTCGCCTTCCTCGTCGACACGACCGCGACGATGAGCGGCGAGATCCAGAACCTCAAGAGCAACCTCAGCGCGATCATCACGAAGCTGAAGGCGTCGATCCCCGATCTCGCCGTCGGCATCGCTGGCTTCGACGACTTCCCGACGGGCACGTACGGCACCACGGGCGTCGATCAACCGTTCTACGTCGCGGGCAGCACGGGCTACGTGAGCACCGCCCTCGCGGACAACCTCGCCGCGGTCCTCTCGCTCAACGTGCACGACGGCGGCGACAACCCGGAGTCGCACATCGCCGCGATGCAACGTGCGCTCACGGACGCCTTCCTCCTCTGGCCCGGCGGTCAGCTCACGCCGGCGGGCGCGCCCGCCGGCCGTTATGGCTCGTTACGCTTCCGCGACGGCGCGCTGCCGATCCTCGTGCCGATCACCGACGCTCCGTTCCACAACGGCCGGCGCGCCCTCAACGCGGCCAACCTCCACGACGCTTACGACTTCAACGGCCAGGCCCCCTTCCCCACGCCCACGGTCGACACGCTCATCGCCGCGATGAAGCAGCGCGGCGCGCGGCTCATCGGCATCTCCTCGTCGAACGGCGTCCGCTCGGGCGGCGATCCGTACGAGGACCTCGCGTACATCGCCGATCAGACGAGCTCGCTCGTCCCGCCCTCCGCGTTCGGCGGCATGCAGTGCGGCACGGGCCCGAACGGCGCGTTCCTCGTCCCCGACGGACCCGCGACCTCGGACAACCCCGGCGGCACCTGCCGCCTCATCTTCGACATCAGCACCGACGGCACCGGGCTCAACGACGTCACGCTCGACAACGGCATCAAGGCCCTCCTCAAATCGATCCGCTTCGACATCCGCTCCCTCGCCACCGCGAGCCTCGCCGATCCCATCGACGCGGTGGACACGTTCGTCGCGCAAATCTCGGTCAACGCGTCGGGCGGCGAGGACGCGGCCGAGCCGGGCGTCCCGTGCTTCTCCCTGAACGCGGTCCAGCAGCTCAAGGACGTCTGGTCGGGCGCGAAGGGCCTCGTCAAGGCGCAGGACGGCGTGAACGAGACCGCCCTCGCGATCGTTCCTGGTCAAAAGGTCTGCTTCAAGATCGTGCCCATCCCGAACACCACGATCCCGCAAAATCAGACCGCGCAGATCTTCAAGGCCACGCTCACGGTCAAGGCGCAGAACGGCATCGCGCCCTCGGAGCTCCTGCTCGGCGCGCCCAAGGAAATCCTCTTCCTCGTCCCGCCCGCGCCGCAGTGACGCTCACCAGGTGGGCTCCTTCTTGCCCTTGCGCTTCTTCTTGCGCTCCTTGTTCCCGATCCCGATCTTCCCCCACTCGTACGACACGCGCCGGCGGAACGCGCCGTTGTCATCGCCCCCGTAGACGAAGAGCTCGCGCGGCGTATCCGCCTCACCCACCGTCGGCTGCCAGAGCTCCGTCGGCACGAACGCCATCGAGACCGGCGCGTCGAAGCGCATGCGCGCCACGACGACCCCGCATCGCGCGTGCCCCGCGGCCTTCGCGCAGCCGCCGCCGAGCACGAGCTCCTCGTTGCCCAGCGGATGCCACGTCCAGATCCGTTCGACCTCGAACGGATGGTCGGCCTTCCGCTTCTTCACCACCTCGCGGATCTCCTCCGGCACGAGCAACGCGAGCGCGAGCGCGAGCTGCACCTTCGTGTCCGCGGGGTGGAACGTGAGCGGCGCGCCTCGGCTCACGTTGAGCACCACCTCGAAGCTGTTCGGCTCGCCCGCGCAGCAGCGGAAGCCCACGTCCGCGCGGCGCAGGTCGGATCGCACGCCGCGGCCGTTCGCGCATCGGCCCACGAGCTCGCCTTGCGGCGCGTTCCCTCCGCGTGTCGTCCCGAGGTTCGTCTTGCTCCCGTCGCGCCGCCACTGGCTCGACGTCCACTGCCACACGCCGCCGTGCAGATCGTGGACGCCGAACGCGCTCTTGCACCCCGCGTTCACGCCGTTCGGCACGAGGTTCCGCATCGAGCCCGTCATGCACGTCGTCGGCTTGTACGTGTCGCCGTACGGGTACGCCGCGTTCTGCGGCCCCTTGCACGCGCGCTCCCACTCGAGCTCCGTGCAGAGCCGCTTCTGCTGGGCGGTGCAGAGCTCGGCCGCCTCGGCCTGCGACACGTTCGTCGTGGGGATCGCGCCGGGCTCGTTCGGGTACGGAAACAGGTCGATGTAGAAGCCGCTCATCACGACCTGCTCGCCTGCCATCTCCTCGTCGGGGACACGCGGCAGCTTCTCGGGCGGCGTGCCTGCGATGAGCGATCCGGGCGGGATCCAGGCCATGCCCGGCCGCGGATCGGGCTCGCGAGCCGCCGTCACCCAGGGCGGATCGGCCTCGTCACCCGCGTCGATCGGCTCGGGCGCGAGCCTCTTGCCTTGGCAGCCGATCACGAGCAGGGCCGCGGCGACGAGGGCCCTCTTCACGTCGGCTCGTGCTCGCGCTCCCGGAGCCCGAGCTCCTTCATCTTGAGCTGCAGGCCCTTGCGCGAGATCTTGAGCAGCCGCGCCGCGTGCGTCACGTTGCCCTGCGTCTGCTTGAGCGCGCGCACGATCAGGTCTCGTTCGAGCCTGCTCATCGCGGCCTTGACCTGCTCCTTCAGGCCGTCGGCGATCGACGCCGACTCGCCTTGCTGCGGATCGGGCGACGACGGCGACGGCGCGCGCGTGCCTTCCGCGGAGGCGGGCGCGCTCGCGGCTGCGGCGGACGACGGCCCCGCGTTCGATCGCACCTCCTCCGAGAGATCTTCGAGCCGGATGCGAGCGCCGTCCGCGAACAGCACCGCGCGCTCGATCACGTTCTCGAGCTCGCGGATGTTCCCCGGCCAGCCGTACGACGCGAGGCGCTCGAGCGCGTCCGGCTCGACACCCTCGATGCTCTTGCGCAGCCGCGCGTTGAACTTCGCGATGAAGTACGACACGAGCGGCGGGATGTCGGTCCGGCGCTCGCGCAGCGCGGGCAGCGCGATCGACACCACGTTGAGGCGATAGAACAGATCCTCGCGGAACGACCCCGCGCCGATCTCGCGCTTCAGATCGCGGTTCGTCGCGGCCACGAGCCGCACGTCGACGCGAATCGTCTTGATGCCGCCCACCCGCTCGAACTCGCTCTCCTGGAGCACGCGCAGGAGCTTCACCTGCATCTCGTTCGGGATCTCGCCGATCTCGTCGAGGAAGAGCGTCCCGCCCGAGGCGAGCTCGAAGCGGCCCGGCTTCGACGCGACCGCGCCCGTGAACGCGCCTCGCTCGTAGCCGAAGAGCTCCGACTCCATCAGATCCTTCGGGATCGCGGCGCAGTTCACCTTGATGAAGGGCCGATCGCGCCGGCTCGAGTTCTCGTGCAGCGCCCGCGCCACGAGCTCCTTGCCCGTCCCGCTCTCGCCCGTGATGAGCACCGTCGTGGGCGTGTCCGAGACGCGCTCGATGATCGCGTAGAGGTCGTGGATCGGCTGGCTCTCGCCGATGATGCCGAAGCGCGCCGAGCCCTCGCGCGGGGAGGCGGAGGCGGCGACGTCGCGCGACGCGTCGGCGCTCGCGAGGTCACGCGTCCGCAGCGCCTTGCGCACCACGAGGCGCACCTCGTGCTGATCGAAGGGCTTCGTGATGTAGTCGAAGGCGCCGGTCTTCAGGGCCTCGACGGCGTTGTCGACCGTCCCGTGCGCCGTCAACATGACCACGGGGCGCGTCGGATCGTCCCGCATGGCGGCGCGGAGCAGATCCATCCCGTCCACCTTGGGCATCCGGAGGTCGGTGATCACGAGGTCGATGTGGTGTTCCTTGAGGAAGGCGAGGGCTTCCTCGCCGTCCTCGGCGGTGTGCACCTCGTAGCCGTCCCGACCGAGCTGCGCGCTGAGCACGCGGCGCAGGTTGGCCTCGTCGTCCACGACCAGGATCTGCTTCTTTTCAGGTAGCACGCAGCGAGGTTACCAGAGCCCGGGGCCCGGGGGATCGGCGGCAGGGCCCCGGGATCGGACGGGCCGGGACCGGGCCGTGGGCCGGGGGTCGGGGGGGCCGGAGGGGGGCCAGGACGGGGAAAGAAGCGGGATCGCCGGCATCCTGCTCACCGTGTGCGCGCTTTTTTTCGCGGACGGCAGCACATGCCATTATGCTCGGTACGAAGGACGAATACCGCATGTGGGGAACGCGCGCGCAGGGGGTATCTCTGGTCGGGCTTGTCGTCGGGGTGACCCTGGCGACGGGCATGGCCATGGCCGATGGCTCGCAGAACCCGTTCGCCGGCAAGTGCAACCGAACGGCGACGGATGAGGATGTCGAAGGCGCCAAAGGCGCTCACAAGGCCGCACGGCAGTTTTACGAGCGTGGTGAGTACGCTCGAGCGATCCAGTACTGGCGCGATGTCTTCAACCTCGACTGCAACGCGGTCGGCACGCTGCTGAACATCGCCAACGCATACGAGAAGCTCGGCGATCGGCAGAACGCGATCTTCGCGCTGGAGGCGTACCTCGAACGCGCGCCGGACGCGCCGGACGCGTCGAAGATCCAGACGCGCGTGAAGAACCTGAAGGATCTGCAGCAGAGCCAGGTGCCGACGGCCTCCGCATCGGCGACGGTCTCTGCGCCGCCCACGAGCTCGGCGATCCGCCCCGAGCTCCCGCCGCCTCCCCCCGTCAAACCCTTCGGCATCGCGCCGTGGATCACGGTCGGCGTCGGCGGCGCGGCGCTCATCGCAGGCGCGATCCTCTTGCCCGTGGGCCTCGGCAACGTATCGGCCGTCCAGAAGGGCAGGGACAACGTCGGTGACCCGACGGGGTGCTTCCGGGTGAACGACCCCGCCAAAGCGACGAATCCGCTCACGCCAACCCAGGTCCCGGACTCGGGCGGCCAGTGGTTCTGTTACGACAAGGATTCGTACGACCAGGCCGTCCTCGGACAGACGCAGACCCTCGTCGGCAAGATCGCCCTCGGCGTCGGCGGCGCGGCGGTCGCGGGCGGCCTCGTGTGGGAGCTGCTCTTCAACAAGCCCGTGCCGCAGGACGAGCAGAAGTCGGGCCGCGTGCACGTCACGCCGAGCGTCGGTCCCGGCATGAGCGGCGTCCTCGTCCACGGTTCGTTTTAACGAACCCGTTCGCCCTCAAACGGGCTCTCGATTCCCCCAAGGCATCTCGCGCTCCAGGATCGGCGGCGGCAACGTCGCCCCGATCCCGGCCGCGATCCGCTCGACGAGGTCGTGGAAGATGACCGCGCTCGCGCCGTAGAGCACGCACGCGTCGAGCCGGAAGTGCGGCATCAGGATCTCCGCGCCCCGCCAGTTCAGCATCACCCCGTACCGCGGCGCCTCCCCGCGCAGGTACGCGCCGAGCGGCAGCTCGAGCAGACGCGCGATCTCGCCCGAGCACGCCATCGGCGCGAGCCCCTCGCCCACGGCCACGACGTACGGGTGGATCAAGTACCGACCGTTGTACGTCGGCGTCGGCGTGAGCTCGCCGAGATGCGTGATCCCCTCCCCGGCGAGCCCCACCTCCTCGTCCATCTCACGCAGCGCGGTCGCGTAGAGATCCACGTCGCTCGGCTCTCGCTTGCCGCCGGGGAACGCCACCTGGCTCGCGTGCTCGCGTAGCTCCGCCGATCGCAGGATCGCGATCACCACCGGATCGGGCGTGAAGCGGATCGGGATCGCGACGGCCGCGGGGCGCGCGTTCGTCTGCAGCATCGAGATCCAGGGGCTCTCCTCCGCCGGCAGACCGGCGAGGGAGCGGCGAACGTCGTCGGGGGAGAGCCGCATGCTTCGAGGAGCTTGCCTCAAGGGAGCAGACCAGGCCCGCGGCGGTCAATCCTTCTTGGCCTCGTCGCTCTTCACGAGGCCCGGCAGCACAGCACCCCGCGCGCGGGCCACGTCCATCACCTGATCGAGGCCCGCCGACAGGAACGAGAACAAGCTCCCGTCGGTCGTCGTCACGTTGACGCGATCGAACGAAGCGCGGAACGCGTTCGCGATCGAGGGCAGCGTCTCGGTCAGCATGATCTCCTGCAGCCGCGCCTCACCGAGCTCCGGCACACTGCGCTTCTTCGCCTCGATCTCGGCCTCGAGCTCCGCCGCCGCGCGACGCGTCGAAAGCGCGATCCGCGCCTCGGCTTGCTCGGCCTCTGCTCGCTCGTGGGCGCGCCCGAGCTCCTCCTCGTGGGCCCTCCGCGCGAGGGCCTGCTTGTGCTCGAGCGCTTCCATCTCGCGCTTGCGCTCGGCCGTGATGCGCGCCTCCTCCTCGGCCATGATCGCGCGCCGCGCGTCCTCGGCCGCTCGCTTGCGCTCGAACGCGAGCCGGTTCTCCTCCACCGCGACCTCCTCCTTCGCGCGCAGCGCATCGAGCGCGAGCTTCTCGCGGTAGGGCGCCTGCAGCCGCGTGAACACCTCCTGCGAGAGCACCTTCACGTCCTGGATCTCGATCGTGTCGATCACCACGCCCCAGCCCGTGCTCGTTCCATCCTGCAAACTCCCCTCGCCTGCGAGCACCGGCGCGATCTCGGCCATCAGCGCGGCCGCGAC
Protein-coding sequences here:
- a CDS encoding vWA domain-containing protein, whose translation is MLAGGALGVACTPDSDIVRPTSTSSSGTGGAGGDAGAGGDAGASSSTSSSSSSSSASSSGSGGTGGVGGAGGQGGAGGVGGSGGAGGNPVSPCPPDADFDGISDDVEGKDQGVDTDGDGTPDYLDTDSDNDSLPDAFEGQTAAVGCAHPQNSDGTGPPDFRDTDSDDNGLPDALEIYPDQTPYDPQKPGPNPADTDGDGVPDYADPDNDDDSLPDTVELTMGVAVNTDGDALPDLCDADSDNDTLGDAFEGFADPDGDGVPAFRDADSDGDGLSDACEAGPLHMVADPPPDADSDGKYDFLDLDADADGILDKDEDVNLNCFLDTLETDRTKADTDGDGTSDLIERELGSNPRDPFVTPGTLGKFYFVLPYLGAPSPAENIVPLRTNLNQGDVAFLVDTTATMSGEIQNLKSNLSAIITKLKASIPDLAVGIAGFDDFPTGTYGTTGVDQPFYVAGSTGYVSTALADNLAAVLSLNVHDGGDNPESHIAAMQRALTDAFLLWPGGQLTPAGAPAGRYGSLRFRDGALPILVPITDAPFHNGRRALNAANLHDAYDFNGQAPFPTPTVDTLIAAMKQRGARLIGISSSNGVRSGGDPYEDLAYIADQTSSLVPPSAFGGMQCGTGPNGAFLVPDGPATSDNPGGTCRLIFDISTDGTGLNDVTLDNGIKALLKSIRFDIRSLATASLADPIDAVDTFVAQISVNASGGEDAAEPGVPCFSLNAVQQLKDVWSGAKGLVKAQDGVNETALAIVPGQKVCFKIVPIPNTTIPQNQTAQIFKATLTVKAQNGIAPSELLLGAPKEILFLVPPAPQ
- a CDS encoding formylglycine-generating enzyme family protein — encoded protein: MKRALVAAALLVIGCQGKRLAPEPIDAGDEADPPWVTAAREPDPRPGMAWIPPGSLIAGTPPEKLPRVPDEEMAGEQVVMSGFYIDLFPYPNEPGAIPTTNVSQAEAAELCTAQQKRLCTELEWERACKGPQNAAYPYGDTYKPTTCMTGSMRNLVPNGVNAGCKSAFGVHDLHGGVWQWTSSQWRRDGSKTNLGTTRGGNAPQGELVGRCANGRGVRSDLRRADVGFRCCAGEPNSFEVVLNVSRGAPLTFHPADTKVQLALALALLVPEEIREVVKKRKADHPFEVERIWTWHPLGNEELVLGGGCAKAAGHARCGVVVARMRFDAPVSMAFVPTELWQPTVGEADTPRELFVYGGDDNGAFRRRVSYEWGKIGIGNKERKKKRKGKKEPTW
- a CDS encoding sigma-54-dependent transcriptional regulator; translated protein: MLPEKKQILVVDDEANLRRVLSAQLGRDGYEVHTAEDGEEALAFLKEHHIDLVITDLRMPKVDGMDLLRAAMRDDPTRPVVMLTAHGTVDNAVEALKTGAFDYITKPFDQHEVRLVVRKALRTRDLASADASRDVAASASPREGSARFGIIGESQPIHDLYAIIERVSDTPTTVLITGESGTGKELVARALHENSSRRDRPFIKVNCAAIPKDLMESELFGYERGAFTGAVASKPGRFELASGGTLFLDEIGEIPNEMQVKLLRVLQESEFERVGGIKTIRVDVRLVAATNRDLKREIGAGSFREDLFYRLNVVSIALPALRERRTDIPPLVSYFIAKFNARLRKSIEGVEPDALERLASYGWPGNIRELENVIERAVLFADGARIRLEDLSEEVRSNAGPSSAAAASAPASAEGTRAPSPSSPDPQQGESASIADGLKEQVKAAMSRLERDLIVRALKQTQGNVTHAARLLKISRKGLQLKMKELGLREREHEPT
- a CDS encoding tetratricopeptide repeat protein, producing MLGTKDEYRMWGTRAQGVSLVGLVVGVTLATGMAMADGSQNPFAGKCNRTATDEDVEGAKGAHKAARQFYERGEYARAIQYWRDVFNLDCNAVGTLLNIANAYEKLGDRQNAIFALEAYLERAPDAPDASKIQTRVKNLKDLQQSQVPTASASATVSAPPTSSAIRPELPPPPPVKPFGIAPWITVGVGGAALIAGAILLPVGLGNVSAVQKGRDNVGDPTGCFRVNDPAKATNPLTPTQVPDSGGQWFCYDKDSYDQAVLGQTQTLVGKIALGVGGAAVAGGLVWELLFNKPVPQDEQKSGRVHVTPSVGPGMSGVLVHGSF
- a CDS encoding NUDIX hydrolase gives rise to the protein MRLSPDDVRRSLAGLPAEESPWISMLQTNARPAAVAIPIRFTPDPVVIAILRSAELREHASQVAFPGGKREPSDVDLYATALREMDEEVGLAGEGITHLGELTPTPTYNGRYLIHPYVVAVGEGLAPMACSGEIARLLELPLGAYLRGEAPRYGVMLNWRGAEILMPHFRLDACVLYGASAVIFHDLVERIAAGIGATLPPPILEREMPWGNREPV
- a CDS encoding SPFH domain-containing protein, whose translation is MRTIPNFGRVTAEPHEFLILIRDGKVKRSGQGVSVFKWPSDSVTLIPTTIQKLQFRADQVTLEKAGVEVTGLAVYRIVEPLLAYRMIDRDHHALTDILREMFVGATRRIVAGLRLEECLTHRKERVAAALMAEIAPVLAGEGSLQDGTSTGWGVVIDTIEIQDVKVLSQEVFTRLQAPYREKLALDALRAKEEVAVEENRLAFERKRAAEDARRAIMAEEEARITAERKREMEALEHKQALARRAHEEELGRAHERAEAEQAEARIALSTRRAAAELEAEIEAKKRSVPELGEARLQEIMLTETLPSIANAFRASFDRVNVTTTDGSLFSFLSAGLDQVMDVARARGAVLPGLVKSDEAKKD